From Streptomyces griseorubiginosus, one genomic window encodes:
- a CDS encoding GOLPH3/VPS74 family protein, protein MGRSRRTLPEELLLLALDPATGTTAQPQSLDLGLAGAQLVELALAGRIAPDGDRIAVVAPRPTGDPTLDCALELLRRRGAPVRAVNWIGGPRLGLRQTYLSHLERCGMVHAVAGQMCGVLPTTRYQATDNEISREIRSRLDSAIRTGVPPDPRTAALAALAHAVGLGKHLYPGNEGRSSRSRLRDLIRHDPMGGLVAHAVMDVQNGVGAQPRRSPAPAGRQAAPGARPAPEPARGVPMQPRRGPMARAVAH, encoded by the coding sequence ATGGGCAGGAGCCGCAGAACACTTCCGGAGGAGCTTCTGCTGCTGGCGTTGGACCCGGCCACGGGTACCACCGCACAGCCGCAGTCGCTCGACCTCGGTCTGGCCGGAGCACAGCTAGTGGAGCTGGCGCTGGCCGGACGGATAGCCCCAGACGGGGATCGTATCGCCGTGGTAGCCCCACGGCCGACAGGAGATCCGACTTTGGACTGCGCGTTGGAGTTGCTGCGAAGGCGTGGCGCTCCCGTGCGGGCAGTGAACTGGATCGGCGGGCCGCGTCTCGGGCTCCGCCAGACCTACCTCTCGCATCTGGAGCGGTGCGGCATGGTGCATGCCGTGGCGGGTCAGATGTGCGGAGTGCTGCCGACCACCCGCTACCAGGCGACGGACAACGAGATCAGCCGGGAGATCAGGTCCCGACTGGACTCGGCGATCCGCACCGGCGTACCGCCGGACCCGCGGACCGCCGCGCTCGCCGCCCTGGCACACGCGGTCGGCCTCGGCAAGCACCTGTACCCGGGCAACGAGGGACGCTCGTCCCGCTCCCGGCTGCGGGATCTGATCAGGCACGACCCCATGGGCGGTCTCGTCGCGCACGCCGTGATGGACGTCCAGAACGGCGTGGGCGCACAGCCACGCCGCAGCCCGGCACCGGCCGGCCGGCAGGCCGCCCCCGGAGCCAGGCCCGCGCCGGAACCCGCTCGTGGTGTTCCGATGCAACCGCGCCGAGGACCGATGGCGCGCGCCGTGGCCCACTGA